A DNA window from Helianthus annuus cultivar XRQ/B chromosome 15, HanXRQr2.0-SUNRISE, whole genome shotgun sequence contains the following coding sequences:
- the LOC110911604 gene encoding peroxidase 3: protein MKGFFSLFVFLVIFGSVRGDLKLGFYKSACPKAEKIVQDYVNQHIPNAPSLAAALIRMHFHDCFVRGCDGSVLLNFTSSSGNQTEKTAPPNLTVRGFDFIDRLKSLLEAECPGIVSCADIVALAARDSIVVTGGPSWKVPTGRRDGVISVASEALAEIPAPFDNITTLIQNFANKSLDIKDLVLLSGAHTIGISLCTSFSNRLYNFTGVGDQDPTLDSEYAANLKSRKCRTQNDNTTIVEMDPGSRTTFDLSYYSLLLKRRGLFESDSALTRDSNTLALINQLLQGSLQNFFSEFAMSMEKMGQIEVKTGTSGEIRKNCAVVNS from the exons ATGAAAGGTTTTTTCTCGCTTTTTGTGTTTCTTGTGATTTTTGGTTCGGTTCGAGGTGATCTGAAGCTAGGGTTTTATAAGAGTGCATGCCCAAAAGCCGAAAAGATAGTACAAGATTATGTGAACCAACATATTCCCAATGCTCCATCGCTTGCGGCGGCTCTTATCAGAATGCATTTCCATGATTGTTTCGTTAGG GGTTGTGACGGATCCGTCCTTTTGAATTTTACTTCAAGCTCAGGGAATCAAACAGAGAAAACAGCACCCCCAAACCTAACTGTTCGAGGGTTTGATTTCATCGATAGATTGAAGAGTTTACTCGAAGCCGAATGCCCTGGCATTGTTTCTTGTGCTGATATTGTTGCTCTTGCAGCTAGAGACTCCATCGTTGTCACC GGTGGCCCTTCATGGAAAGTACCAACGGGCCGAAGAGACGGGGTGATATCAGTTGCATCAGAGGCGTTAGCCGAAATCCCCGCTCCATTCGACAACATCACCACCCTCATACAAAACTTTGCCAATAAAAGTCTTGATATAAAGGATCTTGTTTTGCTTTCAG GTGCTCACACTATTGGAATCTCGCTTTGTACCTCATTTTCAAACCGTCTATACAATTTCACGGGTGTGGGAGATCAAGACCCGACACTCGATAGTGAATACGCTGCCAATCTTAAATCAAGAAAATGCAGGACACAAAACGACAATACAACAATAGTTGAGATGGATCCTGGGAGCCGTACCACTTTCGATCTTAGCTACTACTCGCTATTGCTAAAGCGTAGGGGATTGTTCGAGTCTGATTCGGCTCTTACTAGGGACTCAAACACGTTGGCATTAATAAATCAACTCCTTCAAGGATCACTTCAGAATTTCTTCAGTGAGTTTGCAATGTCCATGGAGAAAATGGGTCAG